The following are encoded in a window of Haladaptatus sp. R4 genomic DNA:
- a CDS encoding archaea-specific SMC-related protein, with amino-acid sequence MELSDKALNQVDLSVQNIGGIDQTEVSFSPGVTALTGRNATNRTSLLQAIMAALGSDQSSLKGDAEEGTVEMTIGDKSYTRTLTRQNGTVVTSGDPYLADPELADLFAFLLESNEARRAVARGDDLRDLIMRPIDTDAIQAEIEQLRDEKRRLDDELDELDSLKDELPGLEEKRTKLRTEIEEKQDELAEKEAELEDADADVGESKSEKAALEEKLDELSDTRSRLEDIRYNISTEEESIEALRDEVSSLEDEQADDSDASETDVSMITEQIQQRRDEKQRLDSTMAELQTIIQFNEEMLEGTSPELLSALRDGEHGGHAESNESLTDQLVSDTETVVCWTCGTEVEKSSIEGTVERLHELRREKHAERSSLESEISELRDEKQELEEAQRQRERTEQRLDQLESELEDREARLDDLRGTRTELTEEIEDLEGRVEELEQEEYSDVLALHKEANQLEFELGRLESDLDDVEAEIEEIEAQVGERERIEERREDVREELADLRTRIDRTEAEAVEQFNEHMETVLDLLDYANLERIWIDRTERNVREGRRKVTKSVFNLHVIRSTESGTTYEDTIDHLSESEREVTGLVFALAGYLVHEVYEYVPFILLDSLEAIDSDRIGTLIEYFSEYAGYLVAALLPEDAAAVDERHERVTEI; translated from the coding sequence ATGGAACTATCGGATAAAGCCTTGAACCAGGTGGATCTAAGCGTCCAAAACATCGGCGGCATCGACCAAACGGAAGTCAGCTTTTCCCCCGGAGTGACCGCCCTCACCGGTCGCAACGCGACGAACAGAACCTCCTTGCTACAGGCGATAATGGCGGCACTCGGTAGCGACCAATCCTCGCTGAAAGGGGACGCAGAGGAGGGTACCGTCGAGATGACTATCGGCGACAAATCGTACACGCGAACGTTGACCCGCCAGAACGGGACGGTCGTGACCAGCGGCGACCCGTATCTCGCCGACCCGGAGCTCGCGGACCTCTTCGCGTTCCTGCTCGAATCGAACGAGGCGCGCCGCGCGGTCGCACGCGGGGACGACCTGCGCGACCTCATCATGCGCCCCATCGACACCGATGCGATTCAGGCCGAGATCGAACAACTGCGGGACGAGAAACGGCGACTCGACGACGAACTCGACGAACTCGATTCGCTCAAGGATGAACTTCCGGGGCTCGAAGAGAAACGAACCAAACTGCGAACCGAGATCGAGGAGAAACAGGACGAACTGGCCGAGAAGGAAGCCGAGTTGGAGGACGCCGATGCGGACGTCGGCGAGTCGAAATCCGAGAAGGCCGCACTCGAAGAGAAACTCGATGAACTGAGCGACACGCGCTCGCGGCTAGAGGATATCCGGTACAACATCTCGACCGAGGAGGAAAGCATCGAGGCGCTTCGGGACGAAGTTTCGTCGCTCGAAGACGAACAGGCGGACGATTCGGATGCCTCGGAGACGGACGTATCGATGATCACGGAGCAAATCCAGCAACGGCGAGATGAAAAACAACGACTGGATTCGACGATGGCCGAACTCCAGACCATCATTCAGTTCAACGAGGAGATGTTGGAGGGAACGAGCCCTGAACTGCTCTCGGCGCTTCGAGATGGAGAGCACGGAGGGCACGCGGAGTCGAACGAGTCCCTCACCGACCAACTCGTCTCCGACACGGAAACGGTCGTCTGTTGGACGTGCGGAACGGAGGTCGAAAAATCGTCGATCGAGGGGACGGTCGAACGGCTTCACGAACTTCGACGGGAGAAACACGCCGAGCGCTCGTCGCTCGAATCCGAGATATCCGAACTTCGGGACGAAAAACAGGAACTCGAAGAGGCACAGCGACAGCGTGAACGCACGGAACAGCGCCTCGACCAACTCGAATCGGAACTCGAAGACCGAGAAGCCCGGTTGGACGACCTGCGCGGGACACGGACGGAGTTGACCGAAGAGATCGAAGACCTCGAAGGACGGGTCGAGGAACTCGAACAGGAGGAGTACAGCGACGTGCTGGCGCTTCACAAAGAGGCGAATCAACTCGAATTCGAACTCGGGCGACTCGAATCCGACCTCGACGACGTCGAGGCCGAAATCGAGGAGATCGAAGCGCAGGTCGGCGAACGCGAGCGGATCGAGGAACGGCGGGAGGACGTTCGGGAGGAACTGGCGGACCTCCGGACGCGGATCGACAGGACGGAGGCCGAAGCGGTCGAGCAGTTCAACGAGCACATGGAGACCGTGCTCGACTTGCTCGATTACGCCAACCTCGAACGAATCTGGATCGACCGAACCGAACGGAACGTTCGGGAGGGACGCCGTAAGGTCACCAAAAGCGTGTTCAACCTGCACGTGATCCGAAGCACGGAATCGGGGACGACGTACGAGGACACCATCGACCACCTCAGCGAAAGCGAGCGTGAGGTGACGGGACTCGTCTTCGCCCTCGCCGGGTACCTCGTGCACGAAGTGTACGAATACGTGCCGTTCATCCTGTTGGACTCGCTCGAAGCGATCGATTCGGACAGGATCGGAACGCTCATCGAGTACTTCAGCGAGTACGCCGGATATCTCGTCGCCGCGCTGCTGCCCGAGGACGCCGCCGCCGTCGACGAGCGACACGAACGCGTAACCGAGATCTGA
- a CDS encoding ParA family protein has translation MAATEDTPRAVSVVILKGGVGKSTISMNLARQLSERGRVLFADLDPNGHATNGLGFGTVYRGETNLGDVILDNGDATVSDLIQETKFGFDLLPSSDSLEDVEKDLAGALQGSARVKTKIVDPLLGERYDYIVFDCPAYPGMLNNNALVASGNVIIPLEPGSSSIGGYKRTMERLITPSREYIDIDVLALVPNKLRERIDHRTEDRELLENLNTADATEGKVPNFARITADQFDAIDNGEMKPPKPGIRYSAALSKSLKAQQPLMDYDPDNSQLENFDELATIVANGGVER, from the coding sequence ATGGCAGCTACCGAAGACACTCCACGCGCCGTAAGCGTGGTCATCCTGAAGGGCGGCGTCGGCAAATCAACGATCTCGATGAACCTCGCGCGACAGCTTTCCGAACGCGGTCGCGTCCTGTTCGCGGACCTCGATCCGAACGGCCACGCGACCAACGGTCTCGGCTTCGGGACCGTCTATCGGGGGGAGACGAACCTCGGGGACGTTATCCTCGACAACGGGGACGCGACCGTCTCCGACCTGATCCAGGAGACGAAGTTCGGGTTCGATCTCCTTCCGTCGTCGGATTCGCTCGAAGACGTGGAAAAGGACCTCGCGGGGGCATTGCAGGGCTCCGCACGGGTGAAGACGAAAATCGTCGACCCACTGCTCGGCGAGCGGTACGACTACATCGTGTTCGACTGTCCGGCCTACCCCGGCATGCTCAACAACAACGCGTTGGTCGCTTCGGGCAACGTCATCATCCCGCTCGAACCCGGCTCCAGTTCCATCGGCGGATACAAACGCACGATGGAGCGACTCATCACCCCTTCCCGGGAGTATATCGACATCGACGTGCTCGCGTTGGTCCCGAACAAACTCCGCGAACGGATCGACCATCGAACGGAAGACCGCGAACTGCTCGAAAACCTCAACACCGCCGACGCGACGGAGGGAAAAGTCCCGAACTTCGCGCGGATCACGGCCGACCAATTCGACGCCATCGATAATGGAGAGATGAAACCCCCGAAACCCGGAATCCGATACAGCGCAGCGCTTTCGAAATCGTTGAAAGCACAGCAGCCACTGATGGACTACGATCCCGACAACAGCCAACTCGAAAACTTCGACGAGTTGGCCACCATCGTCGCCAACGGAGGTGTCGAACGATGA